A DNA window from Eremothecium cymbalariae DBVPG#7215 chromosome 3, complete sequence contains the following coding sequences:
- the ICE2 gene encoding Ice2p (similar to Ashbya gossypii ADL208W) yields MLSRGLLRSIRFSLAIFYLFLVLITIPISFQVGGLYCGLSFTVTLFILYFTTTTLKITTTNGSGKFKLLASLIYYLQHFLIPSILFLFLSAFNSDQLQRLVDSDAVGASSKGFIFEGNVNESLLQLLSLPPGNEGSVASYYYYYKYIVKPWQYMLLHATPYFTLTEGFFTVLAIQAIGETGRWLRYKKNSNTWVILSLLVSGVVITTSMFYLYRIYVTPIWPLSVQTATLLGFTLSLVFGLGLYGIISGKGSTIESSLFFAYMVRCIYEISPQLALTAMTEIFQVVHDTWQLQQGTLSKNNLLTYYNTFVSNAESFWDSLLKKTAIGTAAAAEETYTIFGYSMPFTSTIAKDTLIILQTQWWLKCQQIWSFTKNFSVGIPRSIHEILMVTLKMAKESINPAVITNLVFRVLVFYSATRIIPALQKATGATQSRKLMRIIYWYSPCIVIAMYTHLILRYSGELNNDLCIWGCFPWLNFSAKTRSKWVVDAWSFWNWCNLFFTLLIYAVELIGSR; encoded by the coding sequence atgTTATCAAGGGGATTATTGAGGAGTATACGATTCTCTTTAGCTATATTTTACCTATTCCTCGTACTTATTACGATTCCCATCTCTTTTCAAGTTGGCGGTCTTTACTGTGGTCTCTCCTTTACGGTTACACTGTTTATTCTATACTtcacaacaacaactttgaAGATAACTACTACCAATGGAAGCGGGAAGTTTAAGCTCTTAGCTTCtttgatttattatttacaGCACTTTTTGATCCCTTCgatattgtttttgtttctttctGCGTTCAATAGCGATCAGTTACAGAGATTGGTAGATTCGGATGCAGTTGGAGCTTCTAGCAAAGGGTTTATATTCGAGGGCAATGTTAATGAGTCATTATTACAGCTTTTAAGCTTGCCACCTGGAAATGAGGGGAGCGTTGCatcttattattattactacAAGTATATTGTGAAGCCTTGGCAGTATATGTTGCTTCATGCTACCCCTTATTTTACATTAACGGAGGGGTTTTTTACAGTTTTGGCGATTCAAGCCATTGGAGAAACTGGTCGTTGGTTGCGTTATAAGAAGAATAGCAATACTTGGGTTATTTTGAGTTTGCTGGTATCTGGGGTGGTAATAACCACCTCGATGTTTTACTTATACCGTATTTATGTGACACCTATTTGGCCATTGAGCGTCCAAACTGCAACATTGTTGGGGTTTACTCTATCTCTGGTGTTTGGATTAGGGCTGTATGGTATTATTAGTGGCAAGGGGTCTACTATTGAGAGctctttgttttttgcTTATATGGTACGCTGTATATACGAAATTTCACCGCAGCTGGCGTTAACCGCGATGACTGAGATCTTTCAAGTTGTACACGATACTTGGCAACTTCAACAAGGGACTTTGTCCAAAAATAATTTGCTAACTTATTACAATACTTTCGTTTCGAATGCGGAATCTTTTTGGGATTcacttttgaagaaaactGCTATTGGaacagctgctgctgctgaagaaaCGTACACTATATTTGGCTATTCTATGCCATTTACATCTACTATAGCCAAAGACACATTAATCATATTGCAAACACAGTGGTGGTTAAAATGTCAGCAAATCTGGAGTTTCACGAAAAATTTCTCAGTTGGCATTCCTCGTTCCATTCATGAGATTCTAATGGTGACTCTGAAAATGGCCAAGGAATCTATAAATCCAGCTGTAATAACGAATCTAGTATTTCGGGTACTTGTGTTCTACTCAGCTACCAGGATCATTCCTGCGTTACAGAAGGCCACAGGGGCTACACAGAGTAGGAAACTAATGAGAATAATATACTGGTACTCTCCTTGTATTGTAATTGCAATGTACACGCATTTGATCCTCCGTTACAGTGGCGAATTAAACAATGATCTATGCATATGGGGTTGTTTCCCGTGGTTAAATTTTTCCGCTAAAACCCGTAGTAAATGGGTGGTTGATGCATGGAGCTTCTGGAATTGGTGTAATTTGTTCTTCACACTACTAATATACGCAGTAGAACTAATCGGAAGCAGATAG
- the UTP25 gene encoding rRNA-binding ribosome biosynthesis protein UTP25 (similar to Ashbya gossypii ADL209C) produces the protein MDSKRGRKQLRKITRIGRNRSEDKANGSALEKRGNNDGDEYAEIAMGEHEKAADDDQEERTAHVYGALLSILNSAHPEIRRKRVKVEKTTDAVVEERKNGSRNYETDEVATISASLDDSVDKDEEVEEDDGVYSDGEDSEDERDPFEYHFNQISEMDTNKLDAAFKEKTVQYESTKLPYMHDNEGFIFSKPVIEGLKGSDAVNDTPVCKGNIHSYFMKKKLKVHNGLLDDKKKPLTPLSKTLVDPIFQYRDLLFEYEDFSQETEYRDLYTLHILNHIYKTRDRILKNNHKLQENDDQELLDQGFTRPKVLVVAPTRNTAYDIIEKIIDKSGLDQVDKKSKFKDQFYEDSLPPTSKPKSFQHVFKGNTNDFFVLGMKFTRKTLKLYSNFYQSDVIVCSPLGIQLILENTDKKKRQDDFLSSIEMLVVDQLHSLEFQNPAHVLSIFQHINKIPQKQHDSDFSRIRMWYINDQARLFRQTLIFTKYVSPFANSLINGKCCNWSGRFKNRRYISPEKSAINQLGLKVRQVFHRFDLFTGSSVDEPDYRFKFFTSVTVPIIQKSTGYEDGILLYIPDYTDFLRVRNYFKDQTRILFGEITEYSDQRQVTSNRALFQQGKVKVLLYTERLHHFRRYQIKGVKSVIFYKPPSNPEFYQELIRCIGKNAFLGNADLNISTVRCTYCKLDSLSLERIVGSKRAAVLTRSQNEIYEFK, from the coding sequence ATGGATAGTAAACGGGGCCGTAAACAATTGCGTAAGATCACTAGGATCGGGAGGAATAGGTCTGAAGATAAAGCTAACGGTTCTGCGCTTGAAAAGAGAGGGAAcaatgatggtgatgagTACGCGGAAATAGCAATGGGAGAACATGAGAAGGCAGCAGATGACGACCAAGAGGAACGTACTGCACATGTATATGGAGCTCTTCTATCTATATTGAACTCTGCACATCCAGAGATTCGTCGTAAGCGGGTGAAGGTTGAAAAGACAACAGATGCAGTGGTGGAGGAACGTAAGAATGGTAGCCGAAACTATGAGACGGATGAAGTAGCAACTATATCAGCTAGCTTAGATGATAGCGTTGACAAAGATGAGGAAGtagaggaagatgatggTGTGTATTCAGATGGCGAGGATAGTGAGGATGAGCGAGACCCTTTTGAGTATCATTTTAACCAGATTTCTGAAATGGATACTAATAAACTTGATGCTGCTTTCAAGGAAAAAACTGTGCAGTATGAATCTACGAAGTTACCTTATATGCATGATAATGAAgggtttattttttctaaaCCAGTTATTGAGGGGCTTAAAGGCAGTGATGCGGTTAATGATACACCAGTGTGCAAAGGTAACATCCACTCGTATTttatgaagaagaagcttAAGGTCCATAATGGCTTGCTGgatgataaaaagaaacctTTGACGCCGTTATCCAAGACTTTAGTGGATCCCATCTTTCAATATCGAGATCTGCTATTTGAGTACGAAGATTTTTCTCAGGAGACGGAATATCGTGATTTGTATACACTGCATATTCTGAACCATATCTACAAGACGCGTGATCgcattttaaaaaacaatcaTAAATTGCAGGAAAACGACGATCAAGAACTTTTGGATCAGGGTTTTACGAGACCTAAGGTACTTGTTGTCGCGCCAACAAGGAATACCGCATATGacattattgaaaaaattattgACAAATCTGGCTTGGACCAAGTTGACAAGAAATCAAAGTTCAAAGATCAGTTTTATGAAGATTCATTACCGCCTacatcaaaaccaaaatcattCCAACATGTTTTCAAGGGTAATACAAAcgatttttttgtattgGGAATGAAGTTTACGAGAAAGACTTTAAAACTTTACAGCAACTTTTATCAGTCAGATGTTATCGTTTGTTCTCCCTTGGGGATTCAGTTGATCTTAGAAAACACTGATAAGAAAAAGAGACAAGACGACTTTCTTTCCAGCATTGAAATGCTAGTGGTTGATCAGTTACACTCTCTTGAGTTCCAAAATCCAGCACATGTGCTTTCTATCTTTCAGCACATAAACAAAATTCCTCAAAAGCAGCATGATAGTGATTTCAGCAGGATCAGAATGTGGTACATAAATGACCAAGCACGTTTATTCAGACAGACATTGatttttacaaaatatGTTTCACCCTTTGCGAATTCATTGATTAACGGTAAGTGTTGTAATTGGTCAGGCAGATTCAAGAATCGTAGATATATTAGTCCCGAAAAATCTGCCATAAATCAATTAGGTTTAAAAGTAAGACAGGTTTTTCATCGATTCGATTTATTCACTGGATCTTCAGTGGACGAACCAGATTACAGatttaaattcttcacTAGTGTCACCGTTCCAATTATACAGAAATCCACAGGTTACGAAGATGGCATTCTACTGTACATTCCAGACTACACCGACTTCCTTCGAGTTAGAAACTACTTTAAGGATCAGACTCGTATACTATTTGGCGAAATTACAGAGTATAGTGACCAGAGGCAGGTTACTTCCAACAGGGCCTTATTTCAACAGGGCAAGGTCAAAGTCCTGCTGTACACTGAAAGACTGCATCATTTCAGAAGATACCAAATTAAAGGAGTCAAAAGTGTCATTTTCTATAAGCCGCCTTCAAATCCTGAGTTTTATCAGGAGCTTATCAGGTGTATCGGTAAAAATGCTTTCTTAGGGAATGCCGATTTGAACATCTCTACAGTAAGATGTACATACTGTAAACTCGACAGTTTATCTTTGGAAAGAATTGTTGGTAGTAAAAGAGCTGCTGTATTAACTCGCAgtcaaaatgaaatttaCGAGTTTAAATAA